A single Campylobacter hyointestinalis subsp. hyointestinalis DNA region contains:
- a CDS encoding RluA family pseudouridine synthase gives MNEFISSRLGRLDQILSLELKTSRNQISELIKNSNVLVNDKISNKPSFKVLVGDKICFNLPKRAEEIAKQKVDFDVEILYEDDDILVVNKPANLVVHPAPSVKEATLVEWLKSKNYTLSTINADVRAGIVHRLDRGTSGVLAVAKNNAAHAALSAQLADKSMGRIYLALSDLSLKENIIVEKPIGRNEQNRLKKAVVSGGRYAKSAFANIIDDDGVNLVCAKLFTGRTHQIRVHLASINRHILGDNLYGFKNKIAKINRVMLHAYILNLIHPKSGKKLEFVAALPQDFYEILNTKFNEETINEKINPKFVGAMFDGCDQWVCSKLAK, from the coding sequence TTGAATGAATTTATCTCTAGTCGCTTAGGCAGACTAGATCAAATTCTCTCTTTAGAACTTAAGACTTCTAGAAATCAAATAAGCGAACTTATAAAAAATTCAAATGTTTTAGTAAATGATAAAATTTCAAATAAGCCGTCTTTTAAAGTTTTAGTAGGCGATAAGATCTGTTTTAATCTTCCAAAAAGAGCAGAAGAGATAGCCAAACAAAAAGTTGATTTTGATGTAGAAATTTTATACGAAGATGATGATATACTAGTAGTAAATAAGCCTGCAAATTTAGTCGTACATCCGGCTCCAAGCGTAAAAGAAGCGACTTTAGTAGAATGGCTAAAATCAAAAAATTATACGCTTTCAACTATAAATGCAGATGTTAGGGCAGGTATCGTTCATAGATTAGATCGTGGCACTAGCGGAGTTTTAGCAGTAGCTAAAAACAATGCCGCTCACGCAGCGCTGAGCGCTCAGCTAGCAGATAAAAGCATGGGGAGGATTTACTTAGCTCTTAGCGATCTTAGCTTAAAAGAAAATATCATAGTAGAAAAGCCTATAGGTAGAAATGAACAAAACAGGCTAAAAAAAGCAGTTGTTAGTGGCGGTAGATATGCTAAATCGGCATTTGCAAATATTATAGACGATGATGGCGTAAATTTGGTTTGTGCTAAGCTATTTACCGGTAGAACTCATCAGATAAGAGTACATTTAGCAAGTATAAATCGCCATATTTTAGGCGATAATTTATATGGTTTTAAGAACAAGATTGCTAAAATTAATAGAGTTATGCTGCACGCATATATTTTAAATTTAATACATCCAAAAAGCGGTAAGAAGCTAGAATTTGTAGCTGCATTACCACAAGATTTTTATGAAATTTTAAATACCAAATTTAACGAGGAGACTATAAATGAAAAAATTAATCCTAAATTTGTCGGCGCTATGTTTGATGGTTGCGATCAGTGGGTGTGCTCCAAGCTCGCCAAGTAA
- a CDS encoding murein hydrolase activator EnvC family protein: protein MLKFLFCIFFTLSLFGASVADKIQDKQDTLKSAKKLETQLNKKIEELASDIIKGESSVKETAKQIEELSKQVTELESKAQSANSELNELSAQNEGLVKNQKDMEKKLIRIISEDFAYDLIAPNEYEESEESIIANEVLDKLNSVMKDEFKKLAKDYESTLNLIKTKSDKIGIIKSDLREFKLKALKLKGLQNKQKDNLESLKQDKEIYSKKLADIQNQQDELRKTLEQLQILAKKQSQKTESKTESSATQNSKGDIKQFGSSYQTSNVKKYTGEKTIAPLDDFIVKQKFGDYVDPIYNIKIFNESVVLRSKQGDAKVKSVLPGTVVFAKDTAVLDKVVIVENSGGIHTIYAHLDKIAPTIKVGSKVKQGYVIGRVKQDLTFEVTQKSYHIDPLELISLK from the coding sequence ATGCTGAAATTTTTATTTTGTATCTTTTTTACGCTAAGTCTTTTTGGCGCTAGCGTGGCTGATAAAATTCAAGATAAGCAAGATACATTAAAATCGGCTAAAAAGCTTGAAACTCAGCTCAATAAAAAAATAGAAGAGCTAGCCAGTGATATCATAAAAGGCGAATCTAGTGTAAAAGAGACAGCAAAACAGATAGAAGAGCTCTCAAAGCAAGTTACCGAGCTAGAGAGTAAAGCCCAGAGTGCAAATAGCGAGCTAAACGAGCTAAGCGCACAAAATGAAGGTCTTGTAAAAAATCAAAAAGATATGGAAAAAAAGCTGATTCGCATCATCAGCGAGGACTTTGCTTATGATCTTATCGCCCCAAACGAGTATGAAGAGAGCGAAGAGAGCATCATAGCAAATGAGGTTTTAGATAAGTTAAACTCAGTTATGAAAGACGAGTTTAAAAAGCTCGCAAAAGACTACGAGAGTACTTTAAATTTGATAAAAACAAAATCAGATAAGATCGGAATCATAAAGTCAGATCTTAGAGAATTTAAGCTAAAAGCATTAAAACTTAAAGGATTGCAAAATAAGCAAAAAGATAATCTTGAGAGTCTAAAGCAAGACAAAGAGATATATTCCAAAAAATTAGCAGATATTCAAAATCAACAAGATGAGCTTAGAAAAACGCTTGAACAGCTTCAAATTTTGGCTAAAAAACAGAGTCAAAAAACAGAGTCAAAAACCGAGTCTAGTGCAACTCAAAACTCAAAAGGCGACATAAAACAGTTTGGCTCTAGCTACCAAACGAGCAATGTTAAAAAATATACGGGCGAAAAAACAATAGCCCCGCTTGATGATTTTATAGTTAAACAAAAATTCGGAGACTACGTCGATCCTATCTACAATATCAAAATCTTTAATGAATCAGTAGTCCTTCGCTCAAAACAAGGCGATGCAAAGGTCAAAAGCGTATTGCCCGGCACTGTTGTATTTGCTAAAGATACTGCTGTTTTAGATAAAGTCGTTATAGTAGAAAATAGCGGAGGTATACATACGATATATGCTCATCTTGATAAGATAGCTCCGACGATAAAAGTAGGCAGTAAGGTAAAACAAGGTTATGTTATAGGTAGAGTAAAGCAAGATCTTACGTTTGAAGTTACTCAAAAAAGTTATCATATAGATCCGCTTGAGCTTATAAGCCTTAAGTAA
- a CDS encoding cell division ATP-binding protein FtsE, translating to MQNIVEARNLTISYEKNLNVINNVSFDIGVSDFVFITGKSGSGKSTLLKSMYGDIGINSGSMNICLNELNGISRSNLALLRQKIGIIFQDFRLINEWNVEKNVMLPLIIKGYNQSVCQKQAAKLLKHVNLLHKADKFPLELSGGEQQRVAMARSIAHNPQLLLCDEPTGSLDEYSSDVIWSLLKSAKEGLGTCVVVVTHKIPSSLRMAYRHLELVGGVINEIV from the coding sequence TTGCAAAACATTGTAGAGGCTAGAAATTTAACGATCTCTTATGAAAAAAATTTGAACGTTATAAATAACGTTAGCTTTGATATAGGCGTTAGCGATTTTGTATTTATAACTGGAAAAAGTGGAAGTGGCAAATCAACTCTTTTAAAATCTATGTACGGCGATATAGGCATAAATAGCGGTAGTATGAATATCTGTCTGAACGAGCTAAATGGTATAAGCCGTTCAAATTTAGCGCTTCTTAGACAAAAAATTGGCATTATTTTTCAAGATTTTAGGCTTATAAATGAGTGGAATGTTGAGAAAAACGTGATGCTTCCTTTGATCATCAAAGGTTATAATCAATCAGTATGCCAAAAACAAGCCGCGAAGCTTTTAAAACATGTAAATTTACTTCATAAAGCCGACAAATTTCCTTTAGAGCTTAGTGGCGGTGAGCAGCAGCGTGTCGCAATGGCAAGATCAATAGCTCATAATCCTCAGCTTTTGCTTTGCGATGAGCCTACTGGAAGCTTAGATGAGTATTCAAGTGATGTTATTTGGTCGCTTTTAAAGTCCGCAAAAGAAGGACTTGGAACTTGTGTTGTTGTAGTTACGCATAAAATTCCATCAAGTCTTAGGATGGCATATAGACATCTTGAACTGGTCGGCGGAGTGATAAATGAGATCGTTTAA
- the trmB gene encoding tRNA (guanosine(46)-N7)-methyltransferase TrmB has product MPNFIAANLKDTPYPFGEKNVSFIWSADDESESLVYTKSNESEFFLTVKKRENDYVIKGEKITRPASLGLLQSALVCYRDLNTSNIKSEAIAIKNDKQLEKKEYIFNDKEFLEYLRTSKFKKIYIEIGFGSGRHLLYQAKENPGVLIVGIEVYKPCVEQVNNLAASLNLKNVILLNLDARLVLSLIGSNLVDKVFLHFPIPWEKSEKRRVVSASFASEVQRILKVSGKFELRSDDRGYSDFTISHFLNLDDSQIQIYKNRFLEVSSKYEDRWIRQNKDIYDVIFTNSINSKMQNLDGDFEFGKVDESFVLSKFKNTIFKEDNYFVHIERLYKKKSGGVLIRVAFGSFYRPEHCYILVENDFADYFIKKPLLTPENLKAHQKIREYLTCKTL; this is encoded by the coding sequence ATGCCAAATTTCATAGCCGCAAATTTAAAAGATACCCCTTATCCTTTCGGAGAAAAAAACGTTTCATTTATCTGGAGCGCAGATGATGAGAGTGAGAGTCTTGTCTATACAAAATCAAACGAAAGCGAATTTTTTCTAACTGTAAAAAAAAGAGAAAACGACTATGTTATAAAGGGCGAAAAGATAACTCGCCCAGCGTCTCTTGGGCTTTTGCAAAGTGCTTTGGTATGCTATAGAGATCTAAATACGTCTAACATAAAGAGCGAAGCCATTGCTATAAAAAATGATAAACAGTTAGAAAAAAAAGAGTATATTTTTAACGATAAAGAGTTTTTAGAATATCTTCGCACTTCTAAATTTAAAAAAATATATATAGAGATAGGTTTTGGTAGCGGCAGACATCTTTTATATCAAGCTAAAGAAAATCCGGGCGTCCTAATAGTCGGCATAGAAGTCTATAAGCCTTGTGTAGAGCAAGTAAATAATCTTGCGGCTAGTTTAAATTTAAAAAACGTGATTCTTTTAAATTTAGACGCTAGGCTAGTTTTGTCTTTAATAGGATCAAATCTAGTAGATAAGGTATTTTTACATTTTCCTATTCCGTGGGAAAAATCCGAAAAGAGAAGAGTAGTTAGCGCATCATTTGCTAGTGAAGTTCAAAGGATTTTAAAGGTGTCCGGTAAATTTGAGCTAAGAAGCGACGATAGGGGATATAGCGATTTTACTATATCTCATTTTTTAAATTTAGATGATAGCCAAATTCAAATCTATAAAAATAGATTTTTAGAAGTATCTAGCAAATACGAAGATAGATGGATAAGACAAAATAAAGATATCTATGATGTTATCTTTACGAATTCCATAAATTCGAAAATGCAAAACTTGGATGGGGATTTTGAATTTGGAAAAGTTGATGAGAGCTTTGTTTTGTCTAAATTTAAAAATACCATTTTCAAAGAAGATAATTATTTTGTGCATATCGAAAGACTTTATAAGAAAAAGTCAGGCGGTGTTCTTATAAGGGTCGCTTTTGGATCTTTTTATCGCCCTGAACATTGTTATATTTTAGTAGAAAATGATTTTGCGGATTACTTTATCAAAAAACCTCTTTTAACACCTGAAAATTTAAAAGCACACCAAAAAATAAGGGAGTATTTGACTTGCAAAACATTGTAG
- a CDS encoding fibronectin type III domain-containing protein codes for MKKLILNLSALCLMVAISGCAPSSPSKVNPNLPTINSLKTISDMTQIAFEWTPINDESVNGYYLYRSNPNDNNKMGMVAKIKDRFSTHYVDTGLAPSTEYRYDLRTYDKNGNVSNAGQSVVATTAKLIESVSFAQAIYGLPSRVKILWRPHPDARVASYLIERNDISSDKWYQIATVKGRLNAEYIDDGLDPNHNYRYRIFVKTVDGITSGPSQVISAQTKALPNLVTNVSATTNLPKKITLTWDPNTNDDFSHFVVYRSSNKIFPLMKLAETTATEYTDLINENGAQMYYKVTAIDKDGLESPKQQNDVVGSTLTAPKAPHITGANFNGLSIDLSWDSGSDSRSVKYTILKSGPSGDEVLQDIVSNEYSDSNIQMGGKYIYKIIGVDEYGINSDESKQAVVEAK; via the coding sequence ATGAAAAAATTAATCCTAAATTTGTCGGCGCTATGTTTGATGGTTGCGATCAGTGGGTGTGCTCCAAGCTCGCCAAGTAAAGTAAATCCAAATTTGCCTACCATAAATAGTCTCAAAACTATCAGCGATATGACGCAAATAGCTTTTGAATGGACTCCTATCAATGATGAAAGCGTTAATGGCTACTACTTATACAGATCAAACCCAAACGATAATAATAAAATGGGAATGGTTGCTAAGATAAAAGATAGATTTTCAACTCACTACGTAGATACTGGTTTAGCGCCTTCTACTGAATACAGATATGATCTAAGAACATACGATAAAAACGGTAATGTTTCAAACGCCGGACAAAGCGTAGTCGCGACTACAGCAAAGCTCATAGAGTCTGTGTCGTTTGCTCAAGCGATCTATGGTTTGCCAAGCAGAGTAAAGATACTTTGGAGGCCTCATCCAGATGCTAGGGTAGCGTCTTATCTTATAGAAAGAAATGACATATCAAGCGATAAATGGTATCAGATAGCAACCGTAAAAGGTAGGTTAAATGCCGAATATATCGATGATGGCTTAGATCCAAATCATAACTACAGATATAGGATATTTGTAAAGACTGTTGATGGCATAACATCAGGTCCAAGCCAAGTGATATCTGCTCAAACAAAGGCGTTGCCAAATTTGGTTACAAATGTGAGCGCGACGACGAATTTACCTAAAAAGATAACCTTAACATGGGATCCAAATACAAACGACGATTTTTCTCATTTCGTGGTTTACAGGTCGTCAAATAAGATATTTCCACTTATGAAGCTTGCTGAGACTACCGCTACTGAATATACTGATCTTATCAATGAAAATGGTGCTCAAATGTATTATAAAGTTACTGCTATAGACAAAGATGGATTAGAGAGTCCAAAACAGCAAAACGACGTAGTCGGAAGTACGCTAACAGCGCCAAAAGCGCCACATATTACAGGTGCAAATTTTAACGGTTTGAGTATAGATCTAAGTTGGGACTCTGGAAGTGACTCTAGGAGTGTGAAATACACCATACTAAAATCAGGTCCAAGCGGAGATGAGGTTTTACAAGATATAGTAAGCAACGAGTACAGCGACTCAAATATCCAAATGGGCGGTAAATATATTTATAAAATTATCGGCGTTGATGAATACGGTATAAACTCAGACGAATCAAAACAAGCTGTCGTAGAAGCTAAGTAA
- a CDS encoding DNA-directed RNA polymerase subunit omega: MQRTEEIASKALNAVDNDRYKLSLLVAKRAEALAEGDAPLVKLDNAKMKFTDIALREIAEGKIALEGLVESNK; the protein is encoded by the coding sequence ATGCAAAGAACAGAAGAAATAGCATCAAAAGCATTAAATGCGGTTGATAATGATAGGTATAAATTATCTTTACTTGTAGCAAAAAGAGCCGAAGCATTAGCCGAGGGCGATGCTCCGCTTGTAAAATTAGATAATGCAAAAATGAAATTTACGGATATCGCGCTGCGTGAGATAGCTGAGGGAAAAATCGCATTAGAGGGATTAGTTGAATCAAATAAATAG
- the pyrH gene encoding UMP kinase produces MGDKKRVLVKFSGEALAGENGFGIDTHILKFIASEIKELVLNDVEVGIVIGGGNIIRGVSAAKDGIIKRTSGDHMGMLATVINAIAMREALEHSGISVRVQSAIKMEAICETFIMGRAGRHLEKGRVVIFAAGTGNPFFTTDTAATLRAIEISADMIIKATKVNGVYDKDPMKFIDAVLLNEISYEKAMDDSIKVMDDTAIALAKDNKLPIVVCNMFEKGNLLKIINGDYSNCSVVKN; encoded by the coding sequence ATGGGCGATAAGAAAAGGGTTTTGGTCAAATTTTCAGGCGAAGCGTTAGCTGGTGAAAATGGTTTTGGTATAGATACACATATTCTTAAATTTATAGCAAGCGAGATAAAAGAGTTAGTTCTAAATGATGTCGAAGTCGGTATAGTCATAGGCGGGGGAAATATTATTAGGGGCGTGAGTGCTGCAAAAGATGGCATCATAAAAAGAACGAGCGGAGATCATATGGGAATGCTTGCGACTGTTATCAACGCCATAGCTATGAGAGAAGCTTTGGAGCATAGTGGGATTAGCGTAAGAGTTCAAAGCGCCATCAAAATGGAAGCTATATGCGAGACGTTCATCATGGGCAGAGCCGGACGTCATTTAGAAAAAGGTCGCGTTGTGATATTTGCTGCAGGAACAGGAAATCCGTTTTTTACAACAGATACGGCTGCTACTCTTAGAGCCATTGAGATAAGTGCAGATATGATCATAAAAGCCACAAAAGTAAATGGCGTGTACGATAAAGATCCGATGAAATTTATAGATGCGGTTTTACTAAATGAGATAAGTTATGAAAAAGCTATGGATGATAGTATAAAAGTTATGGATGATACAGCAATAGCGTTAGCAAAAGACAATAAACTTCCGATAGTAGTTTGTAATATGTTTGAAAAAGGGAATTTATTAAAAATTATTAACGGCGATTATTCTAACTGCTCAGTAGTTAAAAATTAA